Proteins from one Escherichia coli genomic window:
- the mreC gene encoding rod shape-determining protein MreC: MKPIFSRGPSLQIRLILAVLVALGIIIADSRLGTFSQIRTYMDTAVSPFYFVSNAPRELLDGVSQTLASRDQLELENRALRQELLLKNSELLMLGQYKQENARLRELLGSPLRQDEQKMVTQVISTVNDPYSDQVVIDKGSVNGVYEGQPVISDKGVVGQVVAVAKLTSRVLLICDATHALPIQVLRNDIRVIAAGNGCTDDLQLEHLPANTDIRVGDVLVTSGLGGRFPEGYPVAVVSSVKLDTQRAYTVIQARPTAGLQRLRYLLLLWGADRNGANPMTPEEVHRVANERLMQMMPQVLPSPDAMGPKLPEPATGIAQPTPQQPATGNAATAPAAPTQPAANRSPQRATPPQSGAQPPARAPGGQ, encoded by the coding sequence ATGAAGCCAATTTTTAGCCGTGGCCCGTCGCTACAGATTCGCCTTATTCTGGCGGTGCTGGTGGCGCTCGGCATTATTATTGCCGACAGCCGCCTGGGGACGTTCAGTCAAATCCGTACTTATATGGATACCGCCGTCAGTCCTTTCTACTTTGTTTCCAATGCTCCTCGTGAATTGCTGGATGGCGTATCGCAGACGCTGGCCTCGCGTGACCAACTAGAACTTGAAAACCGGGCGTTACGTCAGGAACTGTTGCTGAAAAACAGTGAACTGCTGATGCTTGGACAATACAAACAGGAGAACGCGCGTCTGCGCGAGCTGCTGGGTTCCCCGCTGCGTCAGGATGAGCAGAAAATGGTGACTCAGGTTATCTCTACGGTTAACGATCCTTATAGCGATCAAGTTGTTATCGATAAAGGTAGCGTTAATGGCGTTTATGAAGGCCAGCCGGTCATCAGCGACAAAGGTGTTGTTGGTCAGGTGGTGGCCGTCGCTAAACTGACCAGTCGCGTGCTGCTGATTTGTGATGCGACCCACGCGCTGCCAATCCAGGTGCTGCGCAACGATATCCGCGTAATTGCAGCCGGTAACGGTTGTACGGATGATTTGCAGCTTGAGCATCTGCCAGCGAATACGGATATTCGTGTTGGTGATGTGCTGGTGACTTCCGGTCTGGGCGGTCGTTTCCCGGAAGGCTATCCGGTGGCGGTTGTCTCTTCCGTAAAACTCGATACCCAGCGCGCTTATACTGTGATTCAGGCGCGTCCGACTGCGGGACTGCAACGTTTGCGTTATCTGCTGCTGCTGTGGGGCGCGGATCGTAACGGCGCTAACCCGATGACGCCGGAAGAGGTGCATCGTGTTGCTAATGAACGTCTGATGCAGATGATGCCGCAGGTATTGCCTTCGCCAGACGCGATGGGGCCAAAGTTACCCGAACCGGCAACGGGGATCGCTCAGCCGACTCCGCAGCAACCGGCGACAGGAAATGCAGCTACTGCGCCTGCTGCGCCGACACAGCCTGCTGCTAATCGCTCTCCACAAAGGGCTACGCCGCCGCAAAGTGGTGCTCAACCGCCTGCGCGTGCGCCGGGAGGGCAATAG